Genomic segment of Nostoc sp. TCL240-02:
GCAAAGCTTCAAGTTCATCACTTTTATGGATTGAGCAGTTATCCATGATCACCACTGCACCAGGCCAAAGTTTGGGTACGAGCTTTTGGGCGATGAAGGCATCAAAAGTCAAAGCATCGATAGAACCTAAGCCACTCCATTGGGTGAGCAGTCCTTTCAAGCTAATTGCACCAATTACCGAGACATTTTTCCCTTTGCGGTTGGGCTTTTGAGCATAGGCCCGAAGGCCAGGCAAGGCGCGGGCACATTTGCGGATGAAGGACAGATTAACTCCCGATTCATCTAAGAAAATCAGCTCTTCGACGGGTATCCCCCTCAAGAGTTTCCAGTACTCAAATCGGGCTAGTTGGACTTCATCACTACCTTTTTTTGTGAGGTGGAGACTTTTTTTTGAGGTTGAGGTGAAGTTTCCAGCGAACCATCCGATTCACCGTAGCTACCCCAATTAAGACCTCTGTTTTCTCGTAAAGTCGTTCCCGCAATTCGCTTAA
This window contains:
- a CDS encoding transposase, with the protein product MRGIPVEELIFLDESGVNLSFIRKCARALPGLRAYAQKPNRKGKNVSVIGAISLKGLLTQWSGLGSIDALTFDAFIAQKLVPKLWPGAVVIMDNCSIHKSDELEALLIAAGAHLIYLPLFSRFFTD